In a single window of the Flavobacterium sp. W4I14 genome:
- a CDS encoding short-subunit dehydrogenase (product_source=COG0300; cath_funfam=3.40.50.720; cleavage_site_network=SignalP-noTM; cog=COG0300; pfam=PF00106; superfamily=51735; transmembrane_helix_parts=Outside_1_9,TMhelix_10_32,Inside_33_270) has product MKKIALVTGASAGIGAATASLLAQSGYTVYGVARRVDKMARLADLGITTIAMDIADDTSMVKAVDQIVAEQGRIDVLVNSAGFGSYGAVEDVPMADARYQLEVNVIGLARLCQLVLPHMREQRFGKIINITSIGGKMATPLGGWYHASKFAVEGLSDSLRLEVKPFGVDVIIIEPGGVKTEWGGIAFNSAEKTSGHTVYGELTNKAKNVFAKTEVNNVEPIVIAELIKDAIETKSPKPRYAKGYMAGMILGLKKWLSDSMFDKMIMSQMK; this is encoded by the coding sequence ATGAAAAAAATAGCGTTAGTAACCGGCGCATCGGCCGGTATCGGGGCAGCCACTGCCAGCTTATTGGCCCAAAGCGGCTATACCGTTTACGGGGTTGCCCGCCGCGTAGATAAAATGGCCAGGCTTGCAGATTTGGGAATTACAACCATAGCTATGGACATAGCGGATGATACATCGATGGTTAAGGCTGTGGATCAAATTGTTGCTGAGCAAGGCCGTATAGACGTGCTGGTGAACAGTGCCGGTTTTGGCTCGTATGGCGCTGTTGAAGACGTACCCATGGCAGATGCGCGATACCAGTTGGAAGTGAATGTGATCGGCCTAGCCCGCTTGTGCCAGTTGGTATTGCCACACATGCGTGAACAGCGTTTTGGGAAAATCATAAACATCACTTCTATTGGCGGTAAAATGGCTACACCACTTGGCGGCTGGTACCATGCCAGCAAGTTTGCTGTAGAAGGATTGAGCGACAGCCTGCGCCTGGAAGTGAAACCCTTCGGCGTGGATGTGATTATTATTGAACCGGGCGGCGTAAAAACAGAGTGGGGAGGTATTGCTTTCAACAGTGCCGAGAAAACATCCGGGCACACAGTTTATGGCGAGCTGACCAATAAAGCGAAAAACGTTTTTGCGAAAACCGAGGTGAACAATGTGGAGCCGATCGTGATAGCGGAATTGATCAAGGATGCTATTGAAACCAAATCGCCTAAACCACGCTATGCGAAAGGCTACATGGCCGGAATGATATTAGGTCTAAAAAAATGGCTGAGTGACTCGATGTTCGACAAGATGATTATGAGCCAGATGAAATAA
- a CDS encoding hypothetical protein (product_source=Hypo-rule applied; transmembrane_helix_parts=Inside_1_19,TMhelix_20_42,Outside_43_46,TMhelix_47_69,Inside_70_104,TMhelix_105_124,Outside_125_127,TMhelix_128_150,Inside_151_290), with the protein MNLLETIINYYHGETKHGLWMAFMGGLLLIGSFMFWKWAAPLSLLKGYSVPMLLFGLLVGVGGAADGVYTHKASSAKIVLYQKDSTTFLKQEKVKTEKTHRGWHGIRILWGVLGLSGVLLFLFIRQPFWIGAGLGTVALTILISVFEFYSMRFNERYYHAIQSASVEKVNTKVQEIHTEAQQQENTPQTTNESQVTEQTHTRSGNDILLSQMRHIDSLQCLPALGITAVAVKDLANSNIPDSLPNQALTNEVGPIYPNYKKKEVLDYYNSGLIQTNGVNAKHCWFSKKVH; encoded by the coding sequence ATGAATTTACTTGAAACCATCATCAATTACTATCACGGCGAAACCAAACACGGCCTCTGGATGGCTTTTATGGGCGGGCTTTTATTAATAGGGAGCTTTATGTTTTGGAAATGGGCTGCTCCGTTGTCATTGCTAAAAGGTTACTCCGTACCCATGTTGTTGTTCGGGCTGCTGGTGGGCGTTGGTGGCGCAGCAGATGGCGTGTACACCCACAAAGCTTCATCCGCAAAAATAGTCCTGTATCAAAAGGATTCAACTACTTTTTTGAAACAGGAAAAGGTAAAAACTGAAAAGACCCATCGCGGCTGGCACGGTATCCGGATACTTTGGGGCGTATTGGGATTGAGTGGCGTCCTGCTTTTCCTGTTCATCAGGCAGCCATTTTGGATTGGCGCTGGTTTGGGAACTGTAGCTTTAACCATTCTGATCTCCGTATTCGAGTTTTATTCCATGCGGTTTAACGAGCGGTATTATCATGCCATTCAATCTGCATCTGTAGAAAAAGTAAATACCAAAGTACAAGAAATCCACACTGAGGCGCAGCAACAGGAAAATACGCCGCAAACTACAAATGAATCGCAGGTTACTGAACAAACACATACTCGGTCTGGAAATGACATTTTATTATCACAGATGCGGCATATTGACAGTTTACAATGCTTACCCGCATTGGGCATAACCGCTGTTGCGGTCAAAGATTTGGCAAACTCTAACATACCGGACAGCTTGCCAAACCAAGCACTGACCAATGAAGTTGGACCGATATATCCTAACTATAAGAAAAAGGAAGTATTGGATTATTATAACTCTGGCCTGATCCAAACTAACGGTGTAAATGCCAAACACTGTTGGTTCAGTAAAAAAGTACATTAA
- a CDS encoding NAD(P)-dependent dehydrogenase (short-subunit alcohol dehydrogenase family) (product_source=COG1028; cath_funfam=3.40.50.720; cog=COG1028; pfam=PF00106; superfamily=51735), translated as MKSKVILITGASRGLGKIWAEAFLKRGDKVIATARNAETLKDLVSTYGELILPVELNVNDREQCFAIVKQANEHFGEIDVLINNAGYGLFGAIEETSEQEARDQMETNVFGLLWMTQAIIPVMREKGKGHILQISSVLGIAASPILGIYAASKWAMEGLSESLVAEVKGFGIHVTIVEPNAFGTDWSGDSAVKTTSMKHYDDVKKALQGYFNPETIGIPEATVPAILKLVDSEEPPLRLLLGKIGLPRVQQVYLDRLAVWESWKDVSIAAHGH; from the coding sequence ATGAAATCTAAAGTAATTTTAATAACAGGCGCATCCCGGGGATTGGGTAAAATATGGGCCGAAGCTTTTTTGAAACGGGGAGACAAGGTAATAGCTACCGCCCGAAATGCGGAGACCTTAAAAGATCTGGTAAGTACCTATGGAGAATTGATCTTACCTGTTGAGTTGAATGTAAATGACCGGGAACAATGTTTTGCTATTGTTAAGCAGGCCAACGAGCATTTTGGGGAAATCGACGTGTTGATCAATAATGCAGGTTACGGTTTGTTTGGCGCTATTGAGGAAACCAGCGAACAAGAAGCCAGGGATCAAATGGAAACGAATGTATTTGGTTTATTATGGATGACACAGGCCATTATCCCCGTTATGCGGGAAAAAGGAAAGGGGCATATCCTGCAAATTTCAAGCGTATTGGGCATTGCCGCATCACCGATCTTAGGGATCTATGCTGCTTCGAAATGGGCAATGGAAGGACTAAGCGAAAGTCTGGTGGCTGAAGTAAAGGGATTCGGTATCCATGTCACTATTGTGGAACCTAATGCATTCGGAACAGACTGGAGCGGAGATTCTGCTGTAAAGACAACATCAATGAAGCATTATGATGATGTAAAGAAAGCATTGCAGGGTTATTTTAACCCTGAAACAATCGGTATTCCGGAAGCTACGGTGCCGGCTATTTTAAAATTAGTGGATAGCGAAGAACCTCCCTTACGTTTACTTTTAGGAAAAATTGGGTTACCGCGGGTACAGCAGGTTTATCTGGATAGGTTGGCGGTTTGGGAATCCTGGAAGGATGTTTCAATTGCGGCTCACGGTCATTAA
- a CDS encoding AraC family transcriptional activator of pobA (product_source=KO:K18954; cath_funfam=1.10.10.60; cog=COG2207; ko=KO:K18954; pfam=PF12833; smart=SM00342; superfamily=46689,51215), with the protein MEYYKSLNELHKAKGWSLPESPLLSLITCQDNCPVAKDAGRNEYTTAFYTIAFKKVLSGELNYGRTKYDHENGSLIFLKPGQIIDFKNIKLEGTGFTIMFHPDFLNGELLHQFIKKCIFFNYETNEALHMTPREVEIMWELFRKIETEYNNNQDEYSKPIILGHVESMLKYAQRFYKRQFLNRAELSGKIVSRFNEAIRQYFDDGTLQADRLPTVAAIAAQLKMSPHYLSDLLRQDTGKSAIDHIHHYLISEAKNLLIGADLTVAGIAYQLGFENPPYFSRLFKKETGLSPVAFRKYSEKKSI; encoded by the coding sequence ATGGAATATTATAAAAGTTTAAACGAATTACATAAAGCCAAAGGCTGGTCTTTACCGGAAAGTCCTTTGCTAAGTTTGATCACCTGTCAAGATAATTGTCCGGTGGCCAAAGATGCAGGCCGTAATGAATATACAACAGCGTTTTATACCATTGCGTTTAAAAAAGTATTATCAGGTGAGCTGAACTATGGCAGGACAAAGTATGATCACGAAAATGGTTCGCTCATTTTTCTTAAACCCGGCCAGATCATAGACTTCAAAAATATCAAACTCGAAGGGACCGGATTTACCATTATGTTTCATCCAGATTTTCTGAATGGCGAGCTGCTTCATCAATTCATTAAGAAATGTATTTTTTTTAATTATGAAACCAATGAAGCACTGCATATGACACCACGCGAAGTAGAAATCATGTGGGAGCTATTCCGCAAAATAGAAACGGAATACAATAACAACCAGGATGAATATAGTAAACCGATTATTCTTGGGCACGTCGAATCTATGCTGAAATATGCCCAACGTTTTTATAAAAGGCAATTTCTCAACCGCGCAGAGCTTTCCGGTAAAATTGTAAGCCGTTTTAATGAAGCGATCCGTCAGTACTTTGATGATGGTACATTACAGGCTGACAGGCTGCCGACAGTAGCGGCAATTGCAGCGCAGCTAAAAATGTCGCCGCACTATCTCAGTGACCTTTTAAGGCAAGACACTGGAAAATCCGCCATCGATCATATTCATCATTATCTAATCTCAGAAGCAAAAAACCTGCTGATCGGTGCAGATTTAACCGTAGCAGGGATTGCCTATCAGCTTGGATTTGAAAATCCACCATATTTTTCCCGTCTTTTCAAAAAGGAAACCGGATTAAGTCCCGTTGCTTTCCGTAAGTACAGCGAAAAAAAAAGTATATAA
- a CDS encoding fermentation-respiration switch protein FrsA (DUF1100 family) (product_source=COG1073; cath_funfam=3.40.50.1820; cog=COG1073; ko=KO:K06889; superfamily=53474), protein MLKSNKMKKYQTIDAVNYSQLKEGKNRLYFMSQGCKLAGDLYLPKGFDNEKTYPTVIYTRVGTQVKEQTGATYGNKLSSKGYAFFVFDPKNFGDSEGEVRNYESIHNMVPNTTDAISFLRTLKFVDRARFYGLGACAGAPYICNVAIGDARIKAVATLVGNFDAAASLFGAYPKDILDKMLETTAEAKQKYYETGEYEMAPIFGGMPLPPPDSASQAMKDGYQYYFVRAGQDKFPNYTPNYPTIGLPVDPSRVFMNQAKYFTTPFLVIAGSKAFTHDMDREVYDMAAGEKEWMDIQGATRMDLYDNDEFLEPAIDKVDEFFKKY, encoded by the coding sequence ATGCTTAAAAGTAATAAAATGAAAAAATATCAAACTATTGATGCAGTTAACTATAGTCAGCTAAAAGAGGGGAAAAACAGGCTGTATTTTATGAGCCAAGGTTGCAAACTTGCCGGAGATCTATATCTGCCAAAGGGATTTGATAATGAAAAAACCTATCCAACCGTTATATACACACGTGTTGGCACCCAGGTAAAAGAACAGACGGGTGCAACTTACGGAAATAAACTTTCTTCAAAGGGATACGCTTTCTTTGTTTTTGACCCAAAAAATTTCGGCGATAGTGAAGGTGAGGTAAGAAATTATGAATCGATTCATAATATGGTTCCTAATACCACTGATGCTATCAGCTTTTTACGGACTTTAAAATTTGTGGACCGAGCTAGATTTTATGGTCTGGGTGCCTGTGCCGGCGCCCCTTATATCTGCAACGTAGCTATCGGAGATGCCCGGATAAAGGCAGTGGCCACCCTGGTCGGCAACTTTGATGCGGCTGCAAGTTTGTTTGGTGCTTACCCGAAAGATATTCTTGATAAGATGTTAGAAACCACTGCTGAAGCAAAACAAAAATATTATGAAACCGGAGAGTATGAAATGGCACCGATTTTCGGCGGGATGCCTTTACCGCCTCCAGATTCCGCTTCACAGGCAATGAAAGATGGATATCAATATTATTTTGTACGGGCCGGACAGGATAAATTTCCTAACTATACTCCAAACTACCCTACAATCGGCCTTCCTGTTGATCCCTCAAGAGTTTTTATGAACCAGGCAAAGTATTTTACTACACCTTTTCTTGTTATAGCGGGCAGTAAAGCGTTCACGCATGACATGGACAGAGAAGTATATGATATGGCTGCTGGGGAAAAAGAATGGATGGATATTCAAGGTGCCACTCGTATGGACTTATATGACAATGATGAATTTCTTGAACCAGCAATCGACAAAGTTGATGAGTTTTTCAAAAAGTATTAA
- a CDS encoding DNA-binding HxlR family transcriptional regulator (product_source=COG1733; cath_funfam=1.10.10.10; cog=COG1733; pfam=PF01638; superfamily=46785), with protein MEERNFKDKIRFVQDTQFVLGGKWKLPIIISIYHGNKRFNEILSSIPPITNRVLSKELKHLEENELISRKLYGDYPIKIEYNLTDYCHSITEVLHAMEKWGKQHREKIKKK; from the coding sequence ATGGAAGAGCGGAATTTTAAGGATAAAATCAGATTTGTACAGGATACCCAATTTGTACTTGGCGGTAAGTGGAAGCTGCCCATTATCATTTCTATTTATCATGGAAATAAACGGTTTAACGAAATTCTATCATCAATTCCACCGATTACTAACCGGGTACTGTCGAAAGAATTAAAACATCTTGAAGAAAATGAACTAATTTCCCGAAAACTTTATGGCGATTACCCGATAAAAATAGAATATAACCTTACGGATTATTGTCATAGCATTACAGAAGTATTGCACGCAATGGAGAAATGGGGAAAACAGCACAGGGAAAAAATTAAGAAAAAGTAA